The Diceros bicornis minor isolate mBicDic1 chromosome 28, mDicBic1.mat.cur, whole genome shotgun sequence genomic sequence GGCCCCGGACAAGATGACCGTCGTCCAGGTTTGCCCTGGCTCTCCTGGCCTGCCGGGGCCCAAAGGGGAACCAGGCGCCCCTGGTGGGAGAGGTGGGTGCCTGGCGGCGGGGGGGAGCGCAGGGGTTGTTCTGCCTCCTCTCTCACCCAGGGGATGGGGTCCAATCGAGCCCTTGTGTTTGCAGGAGCGCGGGGGCCCCCAGGCAGCCCAGGGAAGATGGGGCCGGCCGGGAGCTAAGGGAACAGGGGCGTCCTGGCCTCTCTGCCCAGAGTCTAGCAGGATGCAGGAGAGCAGGGCAGCTGCACTCCATCCTCCACACCGTCCTCCGCCCAGGTTCTGGCCAGCTCCGTCCCACTCCACCACTTCCCAGTAGGCGAGGTGTGCGAGGGTCCTCCCGCCACCCCTCCACAtccacacacgcatacacactcGGGTGCACCCACAGGCACACCCACACAGCCTGCAGGGGCAGAGAGGGCACCCCTCGTGGGGCCAGGCACCAGCTCCTCAGCAGGGTCTGCACTGTGAGACACGCCCCTTCTGCCCACAGGAGAGCGAGGAGCTCTTGGGACCCCCGGAGACAGAGGTGAGCCTGGTGGCCAAGGCTACTCCCAGGAGGGGACAGGAGggggagctccaggtggagagatCTTGGGTTGGGGTCTCGTGGGCTCTAATGGGAGCCTTGAGGACAGAGAAGGGAGGACCCCTTCTAGTCCATGTGGTGGGGACCCCCAGCAGCACCCCCCCAGAGGTGCACCTGGGGAGGCATGCAGAGGAGCACCCCTGGGAAGGGCCTGCAGCCAGCCCCCCGACCCATGCCCAGGCCTCACTCTGCATGTCAGAGTGCTGGGGGGCTCACAGCCCAGACAGGAGGCTGGGTGCTAGGGGGACAAGGCAGGGGGCTCGGGTGGGGGGAGCCCAGCTCCAGAGACCAAGCTGGCACCCTGTCTCTCTCCAGGGGAGAAAGGTTCCAAGGGGGCTGCGGCCTTGCTGGGTGAGAACATTCCCAGACCAGAGTCTCCCAGAAAGCGCGTGCATCCCTCACCTTGCACTTCGAGGTCCCGGGACCCTGTGGGTGGGCTCGAAACAGGAGAACAGAAGGGCCCTGGGGCCCAAGGAGACCCTGGAGGGAGAGCTCACCGGCACCAGCCCACCATCCCAGCCTTGGGGCCAAACTGACTTGGGGGCCCACCCACTTCCCCCAGGCCAGCATGACCAGGTCATGACTCTGGAGAGGGTCACAGAGCCCCAGGGGGTGGCCAGAGGCCCCCAGAGGAGCCTGGAgcaggtgggggggtggggtggaggtcaGTGCTGATGGGGACCTGGCAGCTGGTCTGTGCAGGGGTAAAGGTGGGCTTTGGGGTATCAATCCTGAGGGTGCCCCAGGGGTTGAGTgtctgtggaggggaggggacagacacAGAGAAAGGCACCTGTGTCTCCTGCCCAGGGAAGAAGGAGCTGTGGGCCGCGCTGTGCCAGCAAGGTGAGtgaccccagcccctgcccaccccccacacgTCCAGAGGGCCACCCTGGCCTTCTGCTTTCCCCCACACAACTGCCAGGCGGGCCGAGCCTCCCCGAGTTGGGACTGCacccccagccccttccctgccctgCATGGGCCCGGAGCTGCAAGGACGTGCTGGCCCAGGGGGGCTCCCTGACCGGCTGGTACACCATCTACCTCCCCAACTGCCAGCCGCTGACCGTGCTCTGCGACCTGGACGTGGATGGCGGGGGCTGGACTGTGACCTCATGGGGCACCCGAGGCTGGCTTGCCACAGCGAGACTGCAGACAGCAGAATGGGCAGAGAAAAGGCAGCGCCTCCAAGCAGGAGAGCCCCAGCACATGTGGACCAGAATCCATGTGAGTGCACGGGAGCGAATGGGTGGGAGACCCTCCTGGTGCACCTGGCAGAGCCCTCCTCCTTGGGCATCCGTGCTGCCTCCCTGGCACTTGCCTGCACCACCTGCTTCTCAGCATCGTGCCCTCCTCCAGTAACGGTTCTTCCACACGGGGATGACGGTGGGTGGGGGGTAGGTATGCAGGACCTGGGCCCGTGCCCCCATGGTCCCTGCTCCTCAAGACCCCAGACTCTCGCCCCACAGGTGTTCCAGCGACGCATAGACGGCTCCGTGGATTTCTTCCGGGACTGGGAGTCCTACAAAAGAGGCTTTGGCCACCTGGGCACGGAGTTCTGGCTGGGCAATGATCACCTGCACTGGCTCACAGCTGGAGGTGAGTAGGGTGGAGCTCTGGGCCCGGTGCCAGGCTTCCCACCAAGAGAGATGCCACCCACGTGCCCAGACCCTGCCTACCAGGCCTGTGCCTCACTAttcccttcccctccttcccaCAGGGCGGCCAGGGAACCAGGAGCTCCAGGTCAACCTGAAGGATTTCGAAGGTGGAACTTCTTATGCCAAATACAGCTCCTTCCAGCTGTCTGGAGAAGAGGAGAAGTACAAGCTGGTCCTGGGGCCGTTTCTTGGGGGACTGCAGGTAGTTCCACAGGAACACTCAAGGCCCTTGTCAGGGGTGTGGAAGGGGTCCCACAAGCTGCACCCCGCCTGGCCCAGGATGGGGCTCTGCTGGGCCCGGGGAGCTGAGGGAGCTGGTCTTTCCCAGGGGACTCCTTGGGGAGCCATAGGAACAAGCCGTTCACAACCTACGACCAGGACAATGACAGTAACAGCCAGTTCAGTTGTGCATCCCTGTTCAAGGGGGCCTGGTAGTACTATGACTGCCACCTCTCCAACCTCAATGGCCAGTACCTGCCCGGCACCCACAAGAGTTGTGCGGACAGCATTAACTGGCAGTCTGGCCAGGGCCACAATTACTCCTACAAGGTCTCGGAGATGAAGATCCGGCCAGCCTAGGCTGGGAGAGGAGCAGCTGCTTACAGCACGCCCCCCACTCTGCAGCCACACGCAGGCCATGTGGAGACACGGACAGACAGTCCCCAGGCCAGTGCTTTCTGTGCCAGGCCCCCTCATCTCCCCTTGCactgcccaccccctccccctgcaTGGTCTGGCACACGTGTGCAAGGACACCACATACGTGGCATTAATAAAGGTCAGAGAAGCAAAGTGTGCGGCCCCAAGAATCCCCTCAGAGGGCCTCCCCGGAAGCCGAGGCCGGGGAGGCGCTCGGTAAGTGGAGGGAGGGCCCAGGCATGCCTGCGGCCTCTGGGTCCAGACCCAGAGGGCCACCGAGACCACCTTGACCTCCAGTGTCACTTCCCAGAGCACcagggaggaggaagcagccacAGCATCCCAGGGCATCCTGCGACAGACCCACCCTGCAGGTGGATGGGCCGGGGGGTCCCTGTGGGACACAGAATTGCAGCCCAGCTAGCCCCCCTGGCAACCGACCCCCCACCCCAAGCACACCCTAGACAGAAGGGTACAGTGAGGGTCTCAAAGGCTTGGTGGCCCCCCACAGCCTCTTCTGGAGCTGCAAACCCACAGCAAGGCGGTGTGGCCAGCTCTGGGCACAGGCTCAGCACGCCAGGGGGCCAGGCAGGCAGGTGGAGGGAAAGTGACCTCAGGGGCCCTGGAGAGGACGGCAGGCTGGACAGTGGCCCTGTTGACTGGGCAGAAGGGCAGACGGCCACTGCGGCCATCGGGGACTCGGCCTGAAGGAGCCCAGGGGCCACTGGAGAGACATAagcggaaactgaggcccagaggggtctGGGGCTTGGCTGAGATCACCCCCTGCTCACTCTCAGGAGCCAGAGCTGACCAGGAAGCTTCCCTCCCTCCAGAATGGTGCTGAGGGTGAGAGGGGGTGCACCCTGGATGGGGTCCACCACGTGACCCACCCGCAGAGCCTCCTCAGTCCTCTCTGGAGCAGGAGGTCAAAGCCGCCTCGCCCCAGGGAGGCCTCCAGCTTTTATAACGGTGGCTGGTTCAGCCCAGGCCAGGAGTGAGGCACAAGGAGCCAGCTGAGAACGGAATCTTCCGGAAACCCAGTGGGCAGAGCTTGGACCATCCAGCCAAGCAGGCCCCAGGAGTTCAGAGCTCCCTCCATTTGCCTGACCCTCTGCTGACCACAGCACCGAGGCCGATGGGGAGGCACAGGGCCATGGCGGGGAGTTCAGGGGCAAAGGGGTACAGCAGGTGAGGgcccagggtgggggagggggaggtgggcaGCGCCTTCGGCTCCCTGTGACACCTGCCCTCCCCGACCGGGACCTGAGGATGGGGTCACACTTGTCGAGGGAAGGAGGACCAAGGCCCCCCGGGCCCTGTAGGGGGTGCTGTGGGCCCTTGAATCcaggcctggcacccagcaggCCACACAGTGAAAGGAGGGGACTCCTCACTCCTCACCCTGTGGGCGGGTGCCCAGGACCCCTTCCACGTCTGCCTCCTTCACCCCACATCTCCCCATCACCCGGAGTCTCCTTCCATCACCCCACATCTCCACCACTGCCCCCCTCATCCCCACTCTCTCTGGCACCCCGAGGTCACCCCCTTGCCCCAGGAACGTCCCACCAGTACCCACATTGCGGAGGGATGGTATGCGTTTTACTCCAGGAGCACTGCTTTAATTTTTGTACAGAATTCTCATTAACAAGCAATaaccaattttttaaagaaagcatttttaaCGACCAGGAGTTTTAAATGGGGGGGTTGTCTATCAAAGTTCAGAGTTGATAAGAACCCTGATTGCTCTGAGTCCCCAGTCCAGGGCCTGggcagcctctccttcctcctcctcccaaatCCTGTACCCAGGGAAAGCACACCACCAGACTTTCCCACCAGCCACCACCCTGCTTTTGGCCTCTCCCATCTCACTCCTTGAAGACCCCTGGCTCACGGCCTCCCTCCCTCATTGCTGCCTGGGCAACCTCGACATCCAGGTGGCCCACccgcccagcccctgcctcccaGTCCCTCTGTCTCCTTAGCCCCAAGAGTTGTTCTGACACCCCACCTCAGCCACCCCCTCCCACGGTCGTGCTACTGTGTCCACCCGTGAAGCATCAGTGTCAAGGCCCCTACCCTGGCCACCTCACCACCTGTCCCTCCAAGGCACTTCTTACTGTCTTCACCCCAGCAATGTTGCAACCCACTGGGGGCTCTGATCCACTGACCCTCGACCTTGGCATCACCTCTCttgtctttccttccctcctcagcCGGCTGAAATGCACCAGCACCAGCCTACCGAACCTCTCCATGGGCCTCCTCACCTGGCAAACCCTAACCCTGCGTAAACTGCCTGCCCCTGTCGGAGCCCCACCCACGCGAGGGAGCACCGCAGAAGACATCACTCCGGGTGCCGCTGGCCCCGACTGTTCATTTAGGGCCAGATTTCTCAAGGGGGCGACCCCCCCACCCTGACCTCCCCTTTGGGTACCAAATTCACACATCCCATGCTCCTGTCTCCAGACATCTCAGACCGAACAGAGCCCAAACCACCTCCTGGTGCCATCCCACAGGAGCCGGCTCCCTTCACTCCACTGCAGAGCCCACCTGTGCTCAGGGCAGACACCTGGAGGCCAGCCTAGGTCCCCTTCCTCTCATCTCTACCTCCAACCCAGTGCCAAGGCCTGTTAGTGCAGCCTCTAAACACACCCTGACAGCATCCCTGCACCCCGACAGTGCCCCTGCACCCCGACAGCAACCCTGCACTGCAACAGCACCTCTGTACCCCGACAGCGCCCCTGCACCCTGACAGTGCCCCTACCTGCTCCACTGCTGAAACGCTCTCTAAGCCTTAGCAGATGCACTCCTGGAAGGCTGGCCACCCTCTGTCCCAGGACAGCCAGAAGTCCATGGAGCTGGCATCCCTGCGGGGGGCCCCCCATGGCTTTCGGCAGCACTCAGAGGAACTGACGGCCCCCCCAGGCTTCAAGGCACAGCAGGTTGTGGCCGGTGACGTCACCTCACCCTCTCCTCTCaccctcagctccagccacacggGCCTCCAGAACCTTCCGCAAATAGGCCACGCTCAGTCCCACCCAGCAGTTCACATTTGAGGGTCCTCTTCCAGAACCTCAGCCGCAGTCTTTCCCTCTGAGCGCCTCCTGGGGGTGCACCCCACACACGCCCTggcccccatccccctccccgtTTTGTTTTCCTGATCTCCCTCCCGAGTCTCTTTACCCTTCTGCTCTATGAAGGCAGGGGCTCTGACTCCTCCGTGGGACCCTCAGCGCCTAGCACAGAACTGGCACCAAGTAGGGGATGTAGTATTTTGGCGATTAATTTGCCAAATAATCATTCGATACATCGCTACTCTGTGGTCATTTCCAAGAGATTTAATCCCTTAAAGCCCCACCCCAACAAATAACGCTAACAATAATCATTACACCTCCCCGACCGTGTTAATAAGGCGGGTGACAGAGGCCGGCCAGCCACGCGCCACGCCCCCCGCGCGCCCGGCGCCTCGGCGCCCACGGTCACAGAGCCGGGGCTGGGGAGAGCACGGCAGGCCCCGCCCCTTCGCCCGGCCCTCTTCGCTCGGCTCCGCCCCCTCCGCACGGCCCGCCTCTTCTCCCGGCTCCGCCCCCTCCGACCGACCCCGCCTCTGCTCCCGGCTCCGCCCCCTTCGCTCGGCTCCGCCCCCTCCGCCCGGTCCTGCGCAGGCCCGCCAGCCCGCTCCCCGCGCCCCGCCGGCCATGGTGAACCTGGGCCTGTCCCGGGTGGACGACGCCGTGGCTGCCAAGCACCCGGTGAGAAGGCCGGCCTGGGACGCGGGCCCCGGACCTCAGGACCTGACCTGAGCGAGGCGGGGGGCTGGGTGGGGGTGCCCTTGTCAGGGaagaggggcagagagggaggacCCTCTTGCTATGGGGATCGGGGCGTCCTGAGTGGGCATGGGCGCAGGTGGGATGTGTCCAAGCCCCCAGGGCCTCACGGCGAGTGGTAGTCTCCCCCACGGCCAGTGTGCCCCAAGGAGGGACAAGAGGGGCggtgaaggaagagggagaggaactgAGTTtacccctctcccatcccagggACTCGGGGAGTATGCCGCGTGCCAGTCGAACGCCTTCATGAAGGGCGTTTTCACCTTTATCACAGGTAGGCTGagtccaggtgtcctggggtgtgGAGAGACGTCACCCTCCTGTCTCACCCTGACTCCCCAGCAGGTGGCGCCAGGTCGCCTGTCCGCTGGTGTTGGGAGCCTGGCAGATGCCGCGGGCTCTCAGGCTGTGCCCAGGTGGTCCACTGGCCAGCCGGGTGGACAGGCTGGCTGATGGGGACCGTGGCTCTTGGCAGGCACAGGTGCGACCTCTGGCCTGCAGATGTTCATTCAGAGGAAGTTTCAGTACCCCTTTCAGTGGAACGTGCTGGTGGCGGTGGGTACGTACTCTGTGCCTGGGACCCCTGAAATGCACCGGCTGCCAGAGGTGACGCTGGCTCCTCAGCAGGGGTGGGTTCCCGCTGGATGGGGGGCGGGGCCTCTGGTTCCAGGCATCCCTGCCTCCTGGAATGGGACCCCAGTTCTTGATGGCAGCCCTGCGTGAGCCCACCACCACCGTCTGCCCAGAAGCCTGTGCCCAGGTCTCCTTTCCCTGAGAAGTGCAGAGGCCCAGGCCCCCAAGCCCACCGGCCCCTGCCCCCTGCTCCCCAGTCGCAGGCTCAGTGGCCAGCTACTGGGTGACGCGAGTGGAGTCGCAGAAATGCAGCAACCTCTGGCTCTTCCTGGAGACGGGGCAGCTCCCCAAAGACGCAGGCACAGGTGAGAGGCCCAGGGGCAGCGGGACATGGAACCTGAGGCTCCAGGGCCCAGATTTTTAGGCAGACAAGCCCAGGGCCCAAGGTGCAGGCTGAACAGGGCCTCTCCCTTCTGGCCTGTCCCCTCAGCGTGCACATCCTGGAGGGGCGGGCGTGGGAGTGCACACAGCAGACAGACCTCCCAGAGCCCTGTGTGCAGGAGGAAGACCCAGGAGGGGTTGAGTGGCCCTGGGATGGGGGGAGTGTGGAGTGAGGAGTGTGGGCACCCCAAGAAGAGCGGCTGATTGATCTCAGGCCTGGCCTGCACTGCCAGCGTCCTTGTTACGGGCCTCTGTTTTTGTCACAGTAAAATGAGTGCAGGGACCATGAGCAGCTTTAGAGTATGGTTCTAGCTGTCCCTTGTTGCCTCTTACAGATCGGCACAGCTAGGAGAGCTCCAGCCGGCGCAGAAGATCTGGGGCTGGAGAGTTCTAGAACACAGCCCACAGCGTCTCCACACCCCAGGCTTCCCCACACACATAGGCCCTCCCCACACCCTAAGGTGCCCCAGCTGTGTCCCCTGCACACATGCATGGCCAGGTCTGCCAGACCCATGCAGACTGCTCTTGTCCCAAGCCT encodes the following:
- the TMEM141 gene encoding transmembrane protein 141 isoform X2, producing the protein MVNLGLSRVDDAVAAKHPGLGEYAACQSNAFMKGVFTFITGTGATSGLQMFIQRKFQYPFQWNVLVAVVAGSVASYWVTRVESQKCSNLWLFLETGQLPKDAGTDRHS
- the TMEM141 gene encoding transmembrane protein 141 isoform X1; amino-acid sequence: MVNLGLSRVDDAVAAKHPGLGEYAACQSNAFMKGVFTFITGTGATSGLQMFIQRKFQYPFQWNVLVAVGTYSVPGTPEMHRLPEVTLAPQQGWVPAGWGAGPLVPGIPASWNGTPVLDGSPA
- the LOC131393636 gene encoding LOW QUALITY PROTEIN: ficolin-1-like (The sequence of the model RefSeq protein was modified relative to this genomic sequence to represent the inferred CDS: inserted 1 base in 1 codon; substituted 1 base at 1 genomic stop codon), with translation MSLQERETVLITGSPWSLTRLHLAEGAGQQEPSLLSLPHPFSCLLQATGPTASTPSGDGHQTTTDHRQHRASIRSSGGGSVYGSCGHPHLGSTARQLALKCSCPWVLTSTPLTGCSLCGGQDALGQEGGTCPEVKIVGLGAPDKMTVVQVCPGSPGLPGPKGEPGAPGGRGERGALGTPGDRGKKELWAALCQQGGPSLPELGLHPQPLPCPAWARSCKDVLAQGGSLTGWYTIYLPNCQPLTVLCDLDVDGGGWTVFQRRIDGSVDFFRDWESYKRGFGHLGTEFWLGNDHLHWLTAGGNQELQVNLKDFEGGTSYAKYSSFQLSGEEEKYKLVLGPFLXGTAGDSLGSHRNKPFTTYDQDNDSNSQFSCASLFKGAWXYYDCHLSNLNGQYLPGTHKSCADSINWQSGQGHNYSYKVSEMKIRPA